ATAATTTTCAAAAGAGCATGAGCTAACACCGCATCAGTTCCGGGCTTATTCTTTAAATGCAAGTCAGCCAGATTTGTCGTTGCTGTTTCCCTTGGATCGATTGCAATGATGTATGCCCCATTTTCTTTAGCTTTTTCAAAATACGGCATAATGGTCGGCTGACATTCGGCTATATTGGTTCCAGCCAATACGATGCACCTCGTTTTTGAAATTTCCTGCAGGCTGTTTGTAAAACCCCGATCAACGCCAAAGCTCTGATTAGCGCCCGTAGCAGCTGAAGCCATACAGAGCCTGCCATTGTAATCAATATGCTTCGTTCGAAGCGCGACTCTGGCAAACTTCCCGAGTAAGTAGGCTTCCTCATTGGTTAGAGAAGCACTTCCATACACAGATAGTGCATCTAATCCTTTTTCTCTTTGAATCTCTGAAAATTTTCGGTATATGACTTCATAGGCTTCTTCCCAGCTTACAGGGACAAATTCTCCATTCTTCTTTACTAATGGCTCCTTCAAACGGTCCCTTAAAAAGGTGTGCTGATGGGCATTCATCCCTTTCACACAAAGCCTTCCTTGCGTTGTTGGATTATCTACTCCCACTGTTTTGTAGGTGTTCCTTGAAACCACTCTTTGTTCAATCAGCTGCATTTTACACTGCATGCTGCAAAAAGGACATTGAGAATCATAGACCTTTTCGGATTGGATGTCTTTCTGCTTATTGCGAAAATATTTCAGCATTAGTTCCGTCAATCCGGCTCACCCTTTTTTACAGTAAGTAAGAGGATGATCAACTCCTCTGCACTCGTTTCCTATTTAAATCATTATCTTCTTCCAAAGTCTCCATCAAATGATGACAAAGTTCTTCATCAAATAAAGCTTCTCTTATATGAATAAGTCCGAGCCTTTCAACCCACTGACTCGTTTCTTCTAAATACCTTGCTGATTTCCTATAGTATTGCAGACAGGCTAAGACAATAGTTTCTACTCTCTCCTCTTCCTGAACGACACAAAGCAATTGCCCCCTCCTCATACTGCTTCCGCCGATGTAGATCTCCCATTTCCCGCCTGAATACAGGGCTCCTATATCTTTTGCTTCAGCATCTGCTCTGTTGTGAAAGCACGCGGATATCCCCAGCTTCAAACGGTAAGGAACCTGAAGCCCTTCCGTCTCTTTCTCGATAACTTGAGCAATTTTTACAGAAGAAGATTTCTCACAATCACACTCATAATCTCCGGCAGCGGTAGTGATAGGGGCTACTTGATGGCCGTTATATTCTCTTAGCTGCATGTCCAATTCTTCTCTAAGAGCAGGAAAATCATGATCTTTTACACCTATCAAATGGATTCTTTGATCTCGTGAAACAGCCACTTGCAAGTAAGGGAACTTTTCCGCAGCTTTTGTGATTTTCCTCAGCTGTTCCAGAGTCATCATCCCGCCATATATTTGCGGCACAACCGTATTCCTTTTCTTTTCCTGAGCCTGCATCGATCCTTTATAGGGCGGGTAAATCATTTCTAAATAGTAATCCACAGCCAGCCGGCAAATTGAACAGCCATCTTCTCTCTTCCAATAAAGCTGTCTATATACCGCCTCTGCCGTTCTTAAGTTCTGAATCTGGATCTGTTCGACAAGCTCATCCTCCGTCAAGCTGGTACATGAACAAAGAGACAAATCCATCGCATTTTCCAGCTCTGATGGCTCACTTCTAATATAGTTAAGAAGATCTGTTACAAGAGATTTGCATCCACCGCAAGAACTGGATGCTTTTGTACTTTCTTTAATATCTTCAACCGTCGACAGTCCTTCCTGCCTCATGGCTTCCACAATTGCACCTTTACTTACCTGGTTACACGTACATATCGTCTGATTCATCGGATAAGAAGCAGCTGCTGAATTTTTAGGATCAGGGTTTTCCAGTAACAAAGCTTTATCCTTACTAGCAAGCACCTTCCTTTTAATAACAGCCTCTTTAATCAATTGGCTGGGTTCTGTCGTTCCGACTAATACAGCTCCTACTGCTTTATTACCTTTAAAAAGAACTTTCTTGTACACGGATATTTCCTCGTTATGATATTCAATCGATTTTGTTTCATCATCATTTGGTTCAAATTGGCCGATAGAAAAAACTTCAACTCCAGAAATTTTTAATTGTGTATAAAGCAAAGAACCCTGGTAGCCATCTGTTGCTATCCCGCATAAATGTTTTGCCAATATTTCTCCCTGCTCATAAAGCGGCTGAACCAGTCCGTAGACCCTTCCGTTATGCTCTGCACACTCACCTACCGCATAAATATCCCGGCAGCTTGTTTCTAAATAATCATTTACAATAATCCCATGATTTGTTTCCAAGCCGGCAGCTTCCGCCAGCGAGATCCTGGGTTTTATCCCAACGGCCATTACGACCAGGTCAGCTTCTGCAACAGAACCATCCTTAAACCGGACACCCTCCACACGGCTGCGCCCTAAAATCTTTTCAGAAGCTTTATTTAATAAAAAGTTCATGCCCTGTTCTTCGAGCTGCCGCTGCAGCATAATAGATGCTTTCTCATCCAATTGCCTGTTCATAATATGTGAGGAAATATGAACAACATCAACCTCCATTCCGATGTTCAAAAGACCCCGGGCTGCCTCTAACCCAAGCAGCCCCCCTCCAATAACAACAGCTTTTTTATATTCACGCGCCGCGGTAAGGATGCTTTCACAGTCTTCAATGGTACGAAAAGCTATCACTCCTTTTTTTTTGGCTCCCTTTAAAGGAAGCATGAAAGGAGAAGAACCTGTAGCGAAGATCAGCTTGTCATAATGGACCTTTCGATGTTGATCGGTTAAGACAGCTTTTTGACTGGCATCCACCTTTACC
This window of the Halobacillus sp. Marseille-Q1614 genome carries:
- the nirB gene encoding nitrite reductase large subunit NirB, which encodes MNKQRLVVIGNGMAGVRVVENILRENPSAYEIIVIGSEPRPGYSRLMLSTVLQGGTSIDDITIHPSSWYRQSGVNLITGETVVKVDASQKAVLTDQHRKVHYDKLIFATGSSPFMLPLKGAKKKGVIAFRTIEDCESILTAAREYKKAVVIGGGLLGLEAARGLLNIGMEVDVVHISSHIMNRQLDEKASIMLQRQLEEQGMNFLLNKASEKILGRSRVEGVRFKDGSVAEADLVVMAVGIKPRISLAEAAGLETNHGIIVNDYLETSCRDIYAVGECAEHNGRVYGLVQPLYEQGEILAKHLCGIATDGYQGSLLYTQLKISGVEVFSIGQFEPNDDETKSIEYHNEEISVYKKVLFKGNKAVGAVLVGTTEPSQLIKEAVIKRKVLASKDKALLLENPDPKNSAAASYPMNQTICTCNQVSKGAIVEAMRQEGLSTVEDIKESTKASSSCGGCKSLVTDLLNYIRSEPSELENAMDLSLCSCTSLTEDELVEQIQIQNLRTAEAVYRQLYWKREDGCSICRLAVDYYLEMIYPPYKGSMQAQEKKRNTVVPQIYGGMMTLEQLRKITKAAEKFPYLQVAVSRDQRIHLIGVKDHDFPALREELDMQLREYNGHQVAPITTAAGDYECDCEKSSSVKIAQVIEKETEGLQVPYRLKLGISACFHNRADAEAKDIGALYSGGKWEIYIGGSSMRRGQLLCVVQEEERVETIVLACLQYYRKSARYLEETSQWVERLGLIHIREALFDEELCHHLMETLEEDNDLNRKRVQRS